The following coding sequences are from one Geothrix sp. window:
- a CDS encoding sigma 54-interacting transcriptional regulator: MDELTQERDEQNLVLHINQLLLNNLDPEQLFMAISTAIWERTHHQFMSLSTTEPSGAMECLRFVDFPGSRGQYRIGDQIPESLERILSDKEGKQIVIFGPEQIAALPQPEIVRVAKQERIQSMCSIPLHSKGRALGVMSLGSQRENAFQGPTLRLLELVAGQIALALDNAMTFQDIRHSRDKLVEEKLYLEAEVAQDFATQEMVGASASFRKVLQQIETVAPSDATVLLLGETGTGKELLARAIHERSRRKGRTFVKLNCSAIPLGLVESELFGHERGAFTGAIARKVGRFELAHLGSLFLDEIGDLPLELQPKLLRALQEREFERLGSTRTLHVDVRLIAATHQDLAQMVESGGFRRDLFYRLNVFPVRVPPLRDRKEDIPNLVRYFTQKFARAMDRRIERIPGETMEFLVRWPWPGNIRELQNLVERSVILSPGPDLHVPMSEMVLPAESSPMTTAQTFEDLERQGILEALKASGGAVGGPDGAAARLGLKRTTLHSKMKRLGLDREK; encoded by the coding sequence TTGGACGAGCTGACGCAGGAACGCGACGAGCAGAACCTGGTGTTGCACATCAACCAATTGCTGTTGAACAACCTGGATCCGGAGCAGCTCTTCATGGCCATCTCCACGGCCATCTGGGAGCGCACCCACCACCAGTTCATGAGCCTCAGCACCACGGAACCGAGTGGCGCCATGGAGTGCCTTCGGTTCGTGGATTTCCCGGGGTCCAGAGGGCAGTACAGGATCGGGGACCAGATTCCTGAATCCCTTGAACGGATTCTCAGTGACAAGGAAGGGAAACAGATCGTCATCTTCGGGCCGGAGCAGATTGCCGCCCTCCCTCAACCCGAAATCGTCCGGGTGGCCAAGCAGGAGCGCATCCAATCCATGTGCTCCATTCCATTGCATTCCAAAGGCAGGGCGCTCGGAGTGATGAGCCTGGGGAGCCAACGAGAGAACGCGTTCCAGGGCCCCACCCTGCGGCTGCTGGAACTCGTTGCGGGTCAGATCGCCCTCGCTCTGGACAATGCCATGACCTTCCAGGACATCCGGCATTCCCGGGACAAGCTTGTCGAAGAGAAGCTGTACCTGGAGGCGGAGGTTGCCCAGGACTTCGCGACTCAGGAGATGGTCGGCGCCAGTGCCTCGTTCAGGAAAGTTCTGCAGCAGATCGAGACGGTGGCTCCTTCAGATGCCACGGTACTCCTGCTCGGGGAGACGGGCACAGGCAAGGAACTGCTGGCCCGAGCCATCCATGAGCGCAGCCGGCGGAAGGGGCGCACCTTCGTGAAGCTCAATTGCTCGGCCATCCCCTTGGGCCTGGTGGAGAGCGAACTGTTCGGCCACGAGCGGGGAGCCTTCACCGGGGCCATCGCCCGCAAGGTGGGCCGGTTCGAGCTGGCCCACCTGGGCTCCCTCTTCCTGGACGAGATCGGTGACCTGCCCCTGGAACTCCAGCCGAAGCTTCTGCGCGCCCTTCAGGAGCGCGAGTTCGAGCGCCTGGGCAGCACTCGGACCCTCCACGTCGATGTGCGGCTCATCGCCGCCACCCACCAGGATCTGGCCCAGATGGTCGAGAGCGGGGGCTTCCGGCGGGACCTGTTCTACCGCCTGAACGTGTTCCCCGTCCGGGTTCCACCCCTGCGTGACCGCAAGGAGGACATCCCCAACCTGGTCCGCTATTTCACCCAGAAATTCGCCAGGGCCATGGACAGGCGCATCGAGCGCATCCCGGGGGAGACCATGGAATTCCTGGTCCGCTGGCCTTGGCCTGGCAACATCCGGGAGTTGCAGAACCTGGTGGAACGATCCGTGATCCTCAGCCCAGGCCCGGATCTACACGTACCCATGAGTGAGATGGTCCTTCCGGCGGAATCGTCTCCGATGACCACCGCCCAGACCTTCGAGGACCTTGAACGCCAGGGCATTCTGGAGGCCCTG
- a CDS encoding thioredoxin family protein, whose protein sequence is MSKLRVLEANEFAQTIATGVVLVDFGAPWCGPCKALEPLVYQLGRELEGQLTTAKVDIEATPELSAQFGVMSVPTLMLFKDGKRVAARSGGQSLDQLRAFVQQSL, encoded by the coding sequence ATGTCGAAACTGAGAGTCCTTGAAGCCAACGAATTCGCGCAGACCATCGCCACCGGCGTGGTCCTGGTGGACTTCGGGGCCCCCTGGTGCGGCCCCTGCAAAGCCCTGGAACCCCTGGTTTACCAGTTGGGCCGGGAACTGGAAGGTCAGCTCACCACGGCCAAGGTGGACATTGAGGCCACGCCCGAGCTTTCCGCCCAGTTCGGAGTGATGTCCGTGCCCACCCTCATGCTGTTCAAGGATGGCAAGAGGGTCGCTGCTCGATCCGGCGGCCAGTCCCTGGACCAGCTTCGGGCGTTTGTGCAGCAATCCCTTTGA
- the trxB gene encoding thioredoxin-disulfide reductase gives MARSHHRLIIIGTGPAGYTAAIYASRARLAPLVLEGVQPGGQLTITTEVENYPGFSHGIPGPVLMAEMREQALRFGTKVRAESVETVDLSVRPFLLVTDQGSYTSDALIIATGASAKWLGLGKDLELSRNGGGVSACATCDGFFFRGKEIAVVGGGDTALEEAIYLTKFASKVHLIHRRDAFRASKAMQLRALTHKKIQVHWNREISCLQTVSSEDAFGEKVEKLASLILKDTQNGRPSCSLPVNGLFVAIGHQPNTRLFEGQVPMDASGYLLVEKGSSRTSIAGVFAAGDVADHTYRQAITAAGSGCMAAIDAERWLAEQTH, from the coding sequence ATGGCGCGATCGCACCACCGGCTCATCATCATCGGCACCGGCCCAGCCGGCTACACGGCCGCCATCTATGCCAGCCGGGCCCGCCTGGCGCCATTGGTGTTGGAAGGGGTCCAGCCTGGTGGCCAACTCACCATCACCACGGAGGTTGAGAACTATCCCGGATTCAGCCATGGCATCCCGGGGCCTGTCCTCATGGCCGAGATGCGCGAGCAGGCCCTTCGTTTCGGAACGAAGGTCCGCGCAGAATCTGTAGAGACGGTGGACCTTTCGGTCCGCCCCTTCCTGCTGGTCACGGACCAGGGCTCCTACACCTCGGATGCCCTCATCATCGCGACAGGCGCCTCGGCCAAGTGGCTTGGCTTGGGCAAGGACCTGGAGTTGAGCCGGAACGGCGGTGGCGTGTCGGCCTGTGCTACCTGCGACGGGTTCTTCTTCCGGGGGAAGGAGATCGCCGTGGTCGGCGGCGGTGACACGGCCCTGGAAGAGGCGATCTACCTGACGAAGTTCGCCAGCAAGGTGCACCTCATCCACCGCCGGGACGCCTTCCGGGCCTCGAAGGCGATGCAGCTGCGGGCGCTGACACACAAGAAGATCCAGGTCCATTGGAACCGTGAGATCTCATGCCTGCAGACCGTCTCCAGCGAAGATGCCTTCGGTGAGAAGGTGGAAAAGCTTGCTTCTCTGATCCTGAAGGACACCCAGAACGGCAGGCCGTCTTGCTCCCTGCCAGTGAATGGCCTCTTCGTGGCCATCGGCCACCAGCCCAACACGCGCTTGTTCGAGGGCCAAGTGCCCATGGATGCATCGGGCTATCTACTCGTGGAGAAGGGTTCGTCCCGTACCTCGATTGCCGGCGTGTTTGCCGCCGGCGACGTTGCCGACCACACCTACCGTCAGGCCATCACGGCCGCCGGAAGTGGCTGCATGGCCGCGATCGACGCGGAGCGTTGGCTCGCCGAACAAACCCATTGA
- a CDS encoding patatin-like phospholipase family protein, giving the protein MVRSLSPWRRFLAIPILGGCLWAQAQERLALTVSPPDQRFRFLPVLHAPGERPLVLALRGGSAKGLAHAGVLRRLEEEGWHPEGLVGTSAGSFAAALYASGFGGVGAERIFERRDFSLVLDDRRRTPGLSASEDEDLHGTLMGLSFVGGRPMLVPGEDRARRLRIALFETLARAQALGGSDFDHLGSRLRVVTSSLTQGEARILAQGDLVDAVKASMSIPGLLAPVAIGDERMVDGGLVENLPSMAARSAFPGARVLAVNIGRTWNATPPSDILTLLDRSLALAMRVTEARSEANSDLVIRPETDRVDEFAYRGQESALFEAGATALSGALPRLEALLMTDAGAPAAATLRVDGPGHPDLPGLLADTRPAAGPWCRADLWRLLRRAHRRLPLGHAWVTLPTTPEGEATFHWEPAALIQRVQLDLPAGWAAPYQARVAQLLSERGLVPGQPFHAARFGQLEQELLAEAVGKGAAMLDLRGSGFADGVLTLAVREPSLVRVEVEPGPLATPTLAIAQELQGHALRASELEEVLGRARDRMGFQRLEARLQEREEGLVLNLRPVGSQPTLLNLTLAYESDWGPHGGVLVRGRNLFGGGESGSIEAVADRLQKRLEGHVAWNLPSLPSLALGAFGTWSQNDVSGGVLFVESTADRASRFTRKELGLEAILRWGKEDRGRLGLAAFEHQGTFTFAGTTADTPNATVVRGWLEWDDLDFHTLPSEGTLLRFSADRSLSVEGEARPYWRSYARAKRHQPLGSNWGLMVDTEVALSKDAPPDRLWIAGGSDSFIGTRSAAYLTPNLAVLKIGLPYTKASVVGTGWQLGPRFDLGRASDQPSTLGDGLRMEGLGLVARTGFREFFMELSAGWVYLHRGSASQHENRVSILLGARPFDLWRRK; this is encoded by the coding sequence ATGGTTCGGTCTCTGAGCCCCTGGCGTCGATTCCTGGCCATCCCCATCCTGGGTGGCTGCCTGTGGGCCCAGGCCCAGGAACGCCTGGCCCTGACGGTGAGCCCGCCGGATCAGCGGTTCCGGTTCCTGCCGGTACTCCACGCGCCTGGCGAGCGCCCCCTCGTGCTGGCCCTGCGGGGCGGAAGCGCCAAGGGCCTGGCCCACGCCGGCGTGCTGCGGCGCCTGGAGGAGGAAGGCTGGCATCCCGAAGGGCTCGTGGGCACCAGTGCCGGCAGCTTCGCGGCGGCGCTCTATGCCAGCGGCTTCGGCGGAGTCGGGGCCGAGCGGATCTTCGAGCGTCGCGATTTCTCCCTGGTGCTCGATGACCGCAGGCGGACGCCGGGCCTGAGCGCCTCGGAGGACGAGGACCTGCATGGCACCTTGATGGGACTCTCCTTCGTCGGCGGTCGCCCCATGCTGGTGCCTGGCGAGGACCGCGCACGCCGCCTGCGCATCGCCCTGTTCGAGACCCTGGCCCGGGCCCAGGCGCTGGGTGGCTCCGACTTCGACCACCTCGGTTCCCGCCTGCGGGTCGTCACCTCCAGCCTCACGCAGGGCGAGGCCCGGATCCTGGCCCAGGGGGACCTGGTGGATGCGGTGAAGGCCTCCATGTCCATCCCGGGGCTGCTGGCCCCCGTGGCCATCGGTGATGAACGCATGGTGGATGGAGGTTTGGTGGAGAACCTGCCCTCCATGGCGGCCCGCTCGGCCTTTCCCGGTGCCCGCGTCCTCGCCGTGAACATCGGACGCACCTGGAATGCCACGCCGCCTTCCGACATCCTGACCCTCCTTGACCGCAGCCTCGCGTTGGCCATGCGGGTCACCGAAGCGCGCAGTGAAGCGAATTCAGATCTGGTGATCCGTCCCGAGACCGACCGGGTGGATGAGTTCGCCTACCGGGGCCAGGAGTCGGCGCTTTTCGAGGCCGGCGCAACGGCCCTCAGCGGCGCCCTGCCCCGGCTGGAGGCCCTCCTGATGACCGACGCGGGGGCTCCGGCCGCGGCCACCCTGAGGGTGGATGGCCCCGGCCATCCCGATCTGCCTGGTTTGCTGGCCGACACCCGGCCAGCCGCCGGCCCATGGTGCCGCGCCGACCTCTGGCGCCTGCTCCGCCGCGCTCACCGGAGGCTGCCCCTGGGCCATGCCTGGGTGACTCTGCCCACCACCCCGGAAGGCGAAGCCACCTTCCACTGGGAGCCCGCCGCCCTCATTCAGCGAGTGCAGCTGGACCTGCCCGCGGGATGGGCCGCCCCCTATCAGGCTCGCGTGGCCCAGCTCCTGAGCGAGCGAGGCCTGGTCCCGGGCCAGCCTTTCCACGCCGCCCGCTTCGGACAGCTGGAACAGGAACTGCTCGCCGAGGCCGTCGGCAAGGGTGCCGCCATGCTGGACCTGCGGGGCAGCGGTTTCGCCGACGGGGTGCTCACCCTCGCCGTGCGTGAGCCCAGTCTGGTGCGCGTGGAGGTGGAGCCTGGCCCCCTGGCGACCCCCACCCTCGCGATCGCCCAGGAACTCCAAGGCCATGCCCTTCGCGCCTCGGAACTGGAGGAGGTGCTGGGGCGCGCCCGGGACCGCATGGGCTTCCAACGGCTGGAGGCCCGTCTCCAGGAGCGCGAAGAGGGCCTCGTCCTCAATCTCCGCCCCGTGGGCAGCCAACCCACCCTGCTGAACCTCACCCTGGCCTATGAAAGCGACTGGGGCCCGCACGGCGGCGTCCTCGTGCGCGGCCGGAACCTCTTCGGTGGCGGCGAGAGCGGTTCCATTGAAGCGGTGGCGGACAGGCTCCAGAAGCGCCTGGAAGGACATGTGGCCTGGAACCTACCCTCCCTGCCGTCCCTGGCGCTGGGGGCCTTCGGCACCTGGTCGCAGAACGACGTGAGCGGCGGCGTGTTGTTCGTGGAATCCACGGCCGACCGGGCCTCGCGCTTCACCCGCAAGGAACTGGGGCTCGAGGCCATCCTCCGCTGGGGCAAGGAGGACCGCGGCCGCCTCGGCCTCGCGGCCTTCGAGCACCAGGGGACCTTCACCTTCGCCGGGACCACCGCCGACACGCCCAACGCCACGGTGGTCCGGGGCTGGCTGGAATGGGACGATCTGGACTTCCACACCCTCCCCTCCGAAGGCACCCTGCTGCGCTTCTCGGCGGACCGGAGCCTCTCCGTGGAAGGCGAGGCCCGTCCGTACTGGCGCAGCTATGCCCGGGCCAAGCGGCACCAGCCCCTGGGTTCCAACTGGGGACTGATGGTGGACACCGAAGTGGCCCTGTCGAAGGATGCGCCGCCGGACCGCCTGTGGATCGCCGGCGGCAGCGATTCCTTCATCGGCACCCGTAGCGCCGCCTACCTCACGCCGAACCTGGCGGTCCTCAAGATCGGCCTGCCCTACACCAAGGCTTCGGTTGTGGGCACAGGCTGGCAACTCGGCCCCCGCTTCGACTTGGGCCGCGCCTCGGACCAGCCGTCCACCCTGGGCGATGGCCTACGCATGGAAGGGCTGGGCCTGGTGGCCAGGACCGGTTTCCGGGAATTCTTCATGGAGCTGTCCGCCGGCTGGGTGTACCTCCACCGAGGCTCCGCCTCCCAGCACGAGAACCGGGTGTCGATCCTCCTGGGCGCCCGGCCATTCGACCTCTGGCGGCGGAAGTAG
- a CDS encoding mechanosensitive ion channel family protein, giving the protein MLLTAAVLAVSVLGDGHGFPVLVRARELVFWALGCYLGIRVFTHVLLDPLLSHWRTATPGFARDLVVVALYMAAAVFLLHRTVGVNLGTLMSTGAIAAAVLGLSMQETLGNLFAGVSMSLAPAFRVDDWVEVTGNLRGGSGQETFIGRVDTLTWRTVQIITENGDTSIFPNRILAQAVVTNLYAPSGLHRRTLRVTVAPHDTMAATLAALEQALGGIPHHPDHQPEVRTHSLDLGGVVLEVRFWALGWRHGRAANFQAVRLTQTVLTRLEVSLLGPHGPTPTWTSPVVLQDGVLEDILDRFGLPREWTPELKERVVLRRAEPGEGVIREGDPGESLFMVMAGTLQAVKVVERFEPYTGLFWEAIGDLGPGDWFGEGSLLTGAPRRATVVAATACELVEVPKTAFERVLRSAPHLVEGLVELKESRSGHMSDLPRTANRRDLAREEIKRWFGL; this is encoded by the coding sequence TTGCTCCTGACGGCAGCGGTTCTGGCCGTCTCGGTGCTGGGCGATGGCCATGGCTTCCCCGTACTGGTGCGGGCGCGCGAGCTCGTGTTCTGGGCCCTGGGCTGCTACCTGGGCATCCGGGTCTTCACCCACGTGCTGCTGGACCCGCTGTTGAGCCACTGGCGCACCGCCACCCCCGGGTTCGCCCGGGATCTGGTGGTGGTGGCCCTGTACATGGCTGCTGCCGTGTTCCTGCTGCACAGGACCGTGGGTGTGAACCTGGGCACCCTGATGAGCACCGGGGCCATCGCTGCCGCGGTCTTGGGTCTTTCCATGCAGGAAACGCTGGGCAACCTGTTCGCCGGCGTCTCCATGAGCCTGGCCCCGGCCTTCCGCGTGGACGACTGGGTCGAGGTCACAGGCAATCTGAGGGGCGGCAGCGGCCAGGAGACCTTCATCGGCCGGGTCGACACCCTTACCTGGCGCACGGTCCAGATCATCACCGAGAACGGCGACACCAGCATCTTCCCCAACCGGATCCTCGCCCAGGCGGTGGTCACCAATCTGTACGCCCCATCCGGCCTGCACCGGCGCACCTTGAGGGTGACCGTGGCCCCCCACGACACCATGGCAGCCACCCTGGCGGCCTTGGAGCAGGCCCTGGGCGGCATCCCTCATCACCCCGACCATCAGCCCGAGGTCAGAACCCACAGCCTCGACCTGGGCGGCGTGGTGCTGGAGGTGCGCTTCTGGGCCCTGGGCTGGCGGCATGGCCGGGCCGCCAACTTCCAGGCAGTGCGCCTGACCCAGACGGTGCTGACCCGCCTGGAAGTGTCCCTGCTGGGGCCCCACGGGCCTACGCCCACCTGGACCAGCCCTGTGGTGCTCCAGGACGGGGTCCTGGAGGATATCCTGGATCGCTTCGGGCTGCCGAGGGAGTGGACCCCGGAGCTCAAGGAGCGCGTGGTCCTGCGCCGGGCCGAGCCAGGCGAAGGGGTGATCCGCGAAGGGGATCCGGGCGAATCCCTGTTCATGGTCATGGCCGGCACCCTGCAGGCCGTGAAAGTGGTCGAGCGCTTCGAGCCCTACACCGGGCTGTTCTGGGAGGCGATCGGAGACCTCGGCCCCGGAGACTGGTTCGGCGAAGGCTCCCTGCTCACGGGCGCCCCCCGGCGGGCGACGGTGGTGGCCGCGACGGCCTGCGAGCTGGTGGAGGTGCCCAAGACCGCCTTCGAGCGCGTCCTGCGCAGCGCCCCCCATCTGGTGGAGGGCCTGGTCGAACTGAAGGAATCCAGGTCCGGGCACATGTCGGACTTGCCCCGGACGGCCAACCGTCGGGACTTGGCGCGAGAGGAGATCAAGCGATGGTTCGGTCTCTGA
- a CDS encoding protein-disulfide reductase DsbD family protein, which yields MVTLLFLAWPCLAVASNPDVKVTLKKGAVLITVPPHVHIKKAFTEVTLASKPGSLKVAPLPKADAKDELGDDIFHGQVAIPVTGEGLKGEVMLEVQYQACTEGEGGNCYPPVTVPLKVKASDIPAATAKLPAVKPGQAPSAPVAEPAAVQVAQPAPSVGVAAVSAAKVPAPAPGPERGFLLGLLVVFLAGLGASLTPCVYPMIPITMAIIGTKDSGRARGFLLSLSLVLGMAVTYTALGVFAAMSGATFGSFAQKPAFLIPVSILFALFALSLFGLFEIDLPQGLKAKLQGDSPRKGFGGAFIMGLVLGPLAAPCVGPIVASILVGIAQKGQVFLGGLQLFVFALGMGVLFLLVGTFSAGLPRSGDWLTKLKYLMGVIVLGFAAWNIRLLAPEWLNATMWMVVLLVAAVVLGAFKSAEELGAGLQKALGLVLLTVGILLGVRALEGGLDLQLLPKTGVAAKAENTPQLWIENDLETAQAKAKAEHRLLLIDTYTSWCAQCKELDHKTWPNPQVVAWIQQNAIAVRVECEKARPDLQKTLDIKSYPTVILRDAEGKELRRTFGFKNPEAMLTWLKDA from the coding sequence TTGGTTACCCTCCTGTTCCTGGCCTGGCCCTGCCTGGCCGTCGCTTCGAACCCCGATGTCAAAGTGACCCTGAAGAAGGGTGCGGTCCTGATCACCGTGCCTCCCCATGTCCACATCAAGAAGGCGTTCACCGAGGTGACCCTGGCGTCCAAGCCCGGCAGCCTCAAGGTCGCCCCCCTGCCCAAGGCCGATGCCAAGGATGAACTGGGGGACGACATCTTCCACGGCCAGGTGGCCATCCCCGTGACCGGGGAGGGCCTGAAGGGCGAGGTGATGCTGGAGGTCCAGTACCAGGCCTGCACGGAAGGGGAGGGTGGGAACTGTTATCCCCCGGTCACCGTCCCCTTGAAGGTGAAGGCCTCGGATATTCCCGCCGCGACCGCGAAGCTGCCGGCGGTCAAACCCGGGCAGGCTCCCTCCGCGCCGGTCGCTGAGCCTGCCGCTGTCCAGGTGGCGCAGCCCGCGCCGTCTGTCGGTGTGGCGGCGGTCTCCGCCGCAAAGGTTCCGGCGCCCGCTCCCGGCCCCGAGCGGGGTTTCCTCCTGGGCTTGCTGGTGGTCTTCCTGGCCGGGCTCGGCGCCAGCCTCACCCCCTGCGTCTATCCGATGATCCCCATCACCATGGCGATCATCGGCACCAAGGATAGTGGTAGAGCCCGTGGGTTCCTGCTGTCGTTGTCCCTGGTGCTGGGCATGGCGGTGACCTATACGGCACTGGGCGTCTTCGCCGCGATGAGCGGCGCGACGTTCGGTTCCTTCGCCCAGAAGCCAGCCTTCCTCATTCCGGTCTCCATCCTGTTCGCCCTGTTCGCTCTGAGCCTGTTCGGGCTGTTCGAGATCGACCTGCCCCAAGGCCTCAAGGCAAAGCTCCAGGGCGACAGCCCCCGCAAGGGCTTCGGCGGCGCCTTCATCATGGGCTTGGTGCTCGGCCCCCTGGCGGCGCCCTGCGTGGGCCCCATCGTGGCCTCGATCCTGGTGGGCATCGCCCAGAAGGGGCAGGTGTTCCTCGGCGGGCTGCAGTTGTTCGTGTTCGCCCTGGGCATGGGCGTGCTGTTTCTCCTGGTGGGTACCTTCTCCGCGGGCCTGCCCCGTTCGGGCGATTGGCTCACCAAGCTGAAATACCTCATGGGCGTCATTGTGCTGGGCTTCGCCGCCTGGAACATCCGCCTGCTTGCCCCCGAGTGGCTGAACGCGACCATGTGGATGGTCGTGCTGCTGGTCGCAGCCGTGGTGCTGGGCGCCTTCAAGAGCGCCGAGGAACTGGGTGCAGGGTTGCAGAAGGCCCTGGGCCTGGTGCTGCTCACGGTCGGAATCCTGCTGGGGGTCCGGGCGCTGGAAGGCGGCCTCGATCTCCAGCTGCTGCCCAAGACCGGGGTGGCAGCCAAAGCCGAGAACACACCGCAGCTCTGGATCGAGAACGACCTGGAGACGGCCCAGGCCAAAGCCAAGGCGGAGCACAGGCTCCTGTTGATCGACACCTACACCTCCTGGTGCGCCCAGTGCAAAGAACTGGATCACAAGACCTGGCCGAATCCGCAGGTGGTGGCCTGGATCCAGCAGAACGCCATCGCCGTCCGGGTGGAGTGCGAGAAGGCGCGTCCCGACCTCCAGAAGACCCTCGACATCAAGTCCTACCCCACCGTCATCCTGCGAGATGCGGAGGGCAAGGAACTGCGCCGAACCTTTGGCTTCAAGAATCCAGAGGCCATGCTCACTTGGCTCAAGGACGCTTGA
- a CDS encoding L-serine ammonia-lyase, iron-sulfur-dependent, subunit alpha, with translation MLMSEYLAAEWKPALGCTEPAAVAWAAANAAGASEGPIEEVRLICDPRIYKNCYAVGLPNSEGKTGILWALAIGASLTDRSLRLRSFDGVSPEMLARAQGLIERRAVHVEVDAQRTELFIDVRVKLAGGIGRAVIEREHENLTQVAFYAQGHAWSSQTPSETAPRGVSVRARLAGMSIKDAIDMAHSLTEEDRSVLRGGARLNLEIARAGTSLLPEKVVNKPGAGVQERVVLQVSAGVTARMSGVSQTVMTLAGSGNKGITVTLPIWLWGLEHGHSGERVEEALALGCLITSATTHHLGTLSAACGSAIAAGAGIAAGLVHLEGGGAPEVGLAVSNVVGTLAGMICDGAKVGCAMKTATGVEAAFRAASYAMAGEGIPATNGIVGKDGETSLVYLGLVVTNGMANVDAEILEIMQRKLSLARPHG, from the coding sequence ATGCTGATGTCCGAGTACCTCGCTGCTGAATGGAAGCCCGCTCTCGGGTGCACTGAACCCGCCGCCGTGGCATGGGCCGCTGCCAATGCTGCAGGAGCCTCTGAGGGGCCCATCGAAGAGGTTCGGCTGATCTGCGATCCCAGGATCTACAAAAACTGCTACGCAGTGGGTCTGCCCAATTCCGAAGGGAAGACGGGGATTCTTTGGGCCCTGGCCATCGGGGCGAGCCTCACGGATCGTTCACTCCGCCTGCGGAGTTTCGATGGTGTAAGCCCGGAAATGTTGGCGCGTGCCCAAGGACTCATCGAGCGCCGGGCGGTCCATGTCGAGGTGGATGCGCAGCGCACCGAACTGTTCATTGATGTGAGGGTGAAGCTTGCCGGGGGCATCGGGCGCGCGGTCATCGAACGCGAACACGAGAACCTCACCCAAGTGGCGTTCTATGCTCAGGGTCATGCATGGAGCAGCCAAACTCCCTCTGAAACGGCGCCTCGAGGCGTGAGCGTTCGGGCCAGGCTCGCCGGAATGAGCATCAAGGATGCCATTGACATGGCCCACAGCCTGACGGAGGAGGACAGGAGCGTCCTGCGCGGGGGGGCGCGACTGAATCTGGAAATAGCCAGGGCCGGGACCTCGCTCCTCCCTGAGAAGGTCGTGAACAAGCCGGGTGCAGGTGTTCAGGAGCGCGTGGTCTTGCAGGTCAGTGCGGGTGTCACCGCCCGGATGTCTGGTGTATCCCAGACGGTCATGACCCTGGCCGGTTCCGGGAACAAGGGAATCACGGTCACCTTGCCGATATGGCTGTGGGGCCTTGAGCATGGTCATTCCGGCGAACGAGTCGAAGAGGCTCTGGCCCTGGGGTGCCTGATCACCTCTGCCACAACGCACCATCTGGGAACCCTCTCGGCAGCCTGTGGCTCGGCCATTGCTGCAGGCGCAGGCATTGCGGCCGGGCTGGTTCATCTGGAAGGCGGTGGCGCTCCGGAGGTAGGCCTGGCGGTCAGCAACGTGGTCGGCACACTGGCTGGAATGATCTGCGACGGCGCCAAGGTGGGCTGTGCCATGAAGACAGCGACCGGGGTCGAGGCAGCCTTCCGCGCCGCCAGCTATGCCATGGCGGGCGAGGGGATCCCGGCCACCAATGGCATCGTCGGCAAGGACGGCGAGACGTCGCTGGTCTATCTTGGGCTCGTGGTCACCAATGGAATGGCCAACGTCGATGCCGAGATTCTCGAGATCATGCAGCGGAAGTTATCGCTGGCTCGCCCGCATGGCTGA